Genomic DNA from Mobula birostris isolate sMobBir1 chromosome 21, sMobBir1.hap1, whole genome shotgun sequence:
AAGTGCAATGGAAGTGTCTTCTCCTCTGCCAACCATTTAGCCCCAATTTCACATGGCGAATCCAGGATTCCAAATCAGGACTTCCAATCCGACTTCCGCCCCATCCAGGACAgacagaggggaaaaaagatGGAAAAAGATGAAAAAAGATGCTCTGAAAGACTCGTTGAAAGGAAGTTTTAATGAAaacactcctcctccccttctctttctttttttcaTTCCTCGCTCTAGCTTCTCccttaccccttcccttctcctcgcctgcctaccacctcccccctcccgtggacctcctcctcctctttcttccaCGGTcgactgtcctttcctatcagattctttcttcttcagccctttacctatcATCTCCCgcctctcacttcatccatcCTACCTGCCCCTTCTCATGACTTCGGCGATCACCTTCTGGTCTGTACTCCCCCACCGCCACCtggctccttcccctttccttcccagtcttgatgaagggtctcggcccgaaaccgcGACTGTTCTTTCccctccatgggtgctgcctggctgccgagttcctccagcattttgtctggatttcaggcatctgcagaatctcttgtgtttctgttttAATTGAATCCCGAGCACGGGGGCGCTTAAAAAATGTTAGATCACAATACACCGCAGAAGCTGGAATCTGGGGCAACAAACGATCTGCTTGGAGGAGCTCGGCGGATCAAGCAGCAGCTGGGTGGGGCGGGGTGGAAATCCTATTGCTGGGACGTCAAcagttccttccccctcccccttcgaTACTGCACGGCtcgctgagttccaccagcagatCGCCAGTCGCTCCGAAGTTGAGGGGGAGGGGGTTCTATTCAGCCCGTTGAGTCTTATACGCGCCGAGTCCGTTCATCAGGGATCCCAGCCTAAACGTGCGCCAACTCCCAAGCATTCTCCCACCACCTCCTTTCCTGTCTTAAACTGTCCACAACAGACTCCTCGGTATCCACACATTATCCCCATCCCAAAGGAGGTCGCTCTTTGACAGGCTAGTTCGAGAGTGCGATTTGTCGAGGAGTTCTGCGGGCAAACGAAGAAGTGGGTGTTATTATTCAATATTACTGTGGGCCTCTGCTGCACAAAAAAAAAGCCAGCAAGTTCTCCAGCACTCACATACATTTTGCCCTGACAAATAAAGGTCGGAGTGTATAGATAGGATATATACTCTGCGACCTTAATGAACACAGAGTGCGTATACACCCTGAACTCCCCAACCCAACAAGGGGTCGGCTTAAAGTGCGTTTCCAAAAGACGACTGGTCACTGTTTTTCCTAGAGTGGTTAGTGAGTGGTAATAAATTCAAGGCGGCTGTAGGAAAAGGTTAAATATATTACTAAGCACCTATATGAAAATTTATGTCCTGATTACTGCTATTAAAAGTAATTCTGCGTCGTGACACAGTGAGTAGATGGCGAGGTTAACAGTTCTGGCGGCTCGTGTTCCGTCCTGACCCGTTCTGATGATGTTTGAACATTCGCTCCAGTTACCCTAGTCTCCTTCAACACATCAAATACAAGCTGGATGCTAGGTGACTGTAAATTACCCCGAGCGCGGGTGGGTGGCAGGAATGGGGGGGCGTGGTTATTGACGGGAATGTGTGAGAGAATAAGTTATTCTGGTCAGCAGAGTCGTCAAAGGCAACATAAACCGGATGGGCCAAAGGTCCGCCTCGTGTGAGGAATGTTGGAAGTAGAATGATCTAGCACCCAGAAGCCGGTTTGTAGGTAAACAAGCGGACAACAAAGCTTTCGTATTATTTTGCTGACCAGAGTTTTATTCACGTGTAAGTTATTCTCTCTCATATTCCCATCAataacctcccccccccaccaccaccttctcctgCCACCCACCCACACTAGGGGTAACTTACAGTCACCTAGCTTTCTGCTTTGATTGTCCCAACTTGATTGATTTCATTTCCATGGAAAATGAATCTGTTTCCCTTCAGCATTCTaatgttagtgatataaaacagaCACACCTCTTGCCATTTGTGAAGCGTGGCTTGCTTAAATTACTGTCCGCTCTGATAATACTTCCAGCTCGTCTCTGTGATTCGATTATTTTCCACGTACTAATTAACAACGGTGTACATTTCCAGCCGGAACAGTCAACAGTATTTATTTCTGAGGGGACATCCCTCTCCTCTTCGTCAGACAGCAGATGATTCTCATTGTtagctggacactgtaaacactGTGTATGTTGCTTTAAGTCATTTCCCGGACATACAGACAGACAgtcagacaaacagacagacagacagacagacacacacacacacacacacacacacacacacacacagagcctaTCATGTCTGGGCCGGTTTTCGGATGCAAATGCTTCTCAGCATCCTTCCCCTGTACAGATCCGTATCCGATTTGTAAGTTTCCATTGAATCTCTCTCCGCCCTTTCAAACCGGGAATTTCAATCAATAACAACAATACGGTGTAAAGATGAAATAACCGCCAGCTCTCCAGTTGTCCTAACAATTGTCTGATGTCTCTGGACTTTGGTTACCGACCCACTGTCACTGAAAACAAAAGTTCTCTGTTTACCACAAGTTTGTGTAGCTCCAGATCAGATCCTCATCGCTCCTCTCCATAATCATTATATCAATACGTATTCATATAATTAACTTGCAAAGCCTGATCTCAGGTCATTTTACCTTGGACACAGGGCCATTTGAGATATTCGCCACGTTTTACTGGAGAATACACTACGCTTGAATTTCATTCGATCATTTAACTTTCTGCCTTAACCAGGTGCTACCTTGACAATCGTCTGTCGGAGGTCCAGCGACCTGGCACACAGCCGCCACCGCGGGCTGATATTGAAAACTCAGGGAAAGGCTTAGAGATGGCCTTTGGATACTCGAAGGATGATAAATTGCGTTGGTAAGATGAGTGATCTGTTGAATTGGGGAAGGGGAGATGTGGTTATTCAGTTTGCATGAATTCAGGTATATCTTGAAAAGTAATCACGCAAATACTAAACTTAGACAATAGCAACTTGATATAATCTTGTTCATACTTATATTTACTGCACGGGATGTAATTCATTTTATTCATATGTAGTCGGTTACTGTATTTTGTTAGCCTTTGTAAAGTAATGGAAATGTCATTCCTGGCATCTTCCTCTCCCTCAGTATTCATTTCGCCTTCTGGTTTATCTTGTAACAAAAATGATAGAAAAAAAGGTTGCATTACAGAAGGACAGATGATCTGATACCAATCGGAGCCTCTCATCGCATTGCAAACACTTACCATCTCTTGGTTAAAGTAGACCGCGGGCATCGCCACTCTGTCGCCACTCTGTCGCCACTCTTATTTACCTGGATTCAATGCGAGGATCTTATCCTGTTAATGTAGGTGTGCCTCACCGGTAGTGGAGCAGCCGGGAAAGTGGGCCCGTCTTCTGGACGGTCTCCACTTAAAAGACCTTCCTATTGTTTCCAACCAATTATCTTCCCATTAGAGTCGCTCGCCCACAATGACACGTTCGTCTTATCTCTGAGGGATGATCGGTGGATGTGTCTGTCCCCTGTAAGCAAGCCGTGGCTAAACACATTGACAGGTCCAAATGGGAATAATGTATGACTACCTTTTAAATGGGATCTCAAAGCCGCTGTAACCCACACTGTCacatccatttccaacacctatGCGAGTTGCCGAATTTTCACTATCAGTCGGTGTCCGTTTGATGAATATGAGGATCAAATTTCTCGTCGTTATGTGTAGAGTCCTCTTTAGGCGCTGTTAAAGCCATTCCCCTCTTTCGGTCAATTCCATTGGGATGCTGAAACCTTATCAATGGAAACTAACAAGGTATTAACTTCATTGTTCTGCAAAGCGCGCAGGAGTTTCTTACCGCAGAACACGAAGAAGCGGCATATGTTGGTGGAACAAACAACCGGATCGGGATTACATTATTCTCGTTTGTTAGGAGACGCTGCACTGGAAAGCGCCAGATTACGTTTCCTGAACAACAACTTTAGATTTCTTTGTAATTAATTGATTATTAGAACTACAGGTGGCAAAGAGATTTGTGAATTGCGTCTTGTTCTTTTACACAGCATTTAAGATGAATCGGAGAGCACGCGGGGTTAGAAAATGTGGGAACCAGGATTACAATTGGATCCAGGAATACACGGTAAGCGAGGAATCTCGGGGATGACAGAGGGACTGGAACATCATATTACCGCTGACACGGCTTTAAATCACAACCCAGCAGCTTGTAAATCTAAATTTAGTTAAGTAACTTTCGAACGACAATTAAAGCTAATCCTACCTTATCTTCTTATATCATGTTAAATTTGTATTAATATTGGGGCAATAAACCCCAAAATATTACTTACTTTATTAAATATTAATTTTTGTAATTGCCGAGTTTGTCTTcttatgcacattggttggtcggctttgtgtgtagtttttcattgattattgTGTTTCGCTGCACCTACTATGAATGCCCGCAAGGAATGCATCTCAGAgtagaatatggtgacatgtCCGCACTTCGATAATACAATTACTTTGAACCACGGATTGCTTTAAAGAAGAAATTCAATTTAGTTCGCCTTGGCTCATGGAAGAAATTTAGCAATGCTATGCCGCCAAGGCTCAGAGCCTCAGAACTGTCCAGTATCCACTGAAATCACCTTGTAGGTTTCTTACCTCAAGGGTAAATAAGGATAATTGGCATGACCTACACGCCAGAATTAAAACTGATGAATTAAAACTTCTGATCAATAGAACAATGTCACATTTGCTTCCAAAATAAAGCAGCAAGATATTTGTTGGGAGTACAACCGATTTCTTTCCAATATCTGGAACACTTTCTTCTTCGAAGATGTCAAACCCGAATAATTTCTAATCCCACGTGCTCTCCCATATCACTGATGCTTCTAAAAGGGGAAAAAAGCAGTTCACGAATCTGTTCGCCATCTGCAGTGCTCCGccggactcaaaaacagttactttccccaagcagtaaggccgatcaacacctccacccagttACCCACCCCTCCGCATCCTTATCTTCACaactactttataatttcctaTCAGTCACTTTATGAACTGACACTTCTGTGCCTAGAGTCACTttatcagtctatgtatataagctattttatgtactTATATTTCTTGTGATTTTATTACTGCATCCGAtccgaagtaacaattatttcgtccTCCTTTACACTTGGGTATTAAGGATTAAACAACGTTAAACAAAGCAATTTTAATAATTGATTCATTACAGAAGAATCCGGAGTTGCTGTTTGGGAAACGTAATCTGACATTTTGCAGAACCGCGTCTCCCAACAAGCAAGGATAATGTAGCGCTTTTAATTGATCCGAGTTGTGAAATGTAGCGAAGTGAGGTCAATCCAATTAATCCATTTCCAGTACTAAATTACATTCGGCCTCATTGAAACTTAACTGTGATACAGGGGTTTAACCCTTAGGatcaacgagagagagagagagagagagagagagagagagagaggaattaaTGTTCCTGTGTTGATATACAGAGTTCAGCCTGTATTTTCACTGTATTTCTATATGAGTATTAAGTAGATTTCCATTTTCCTGTAATTTCCGTGCTTATCAGTGAACAAATTAGAGATTCCCATCACTACGTGTAAAATAAGTACAATGTGCACACGTGCACTGTACTAGACTATGTAAAGTTGTGTGTAAGGATGCAATCTCGGACACGTTAGCACACTCCAATAATTTATATTCACGAATAGGACAAGTTTCGTGTACTACTGAAAAATGAAGAATTAAATCTTCAGCTTTTCTTCCAAAAATAAATCTTATTTGATTAGCAAACTATTTTCAACATGCAAGAGAATTCGCCGAGATTATGTTTCTAAAATAATATTACAAGTATAGGCTTACATTTAAAATAACATTCATGTTTTCGCTAAGGGGAAGGGTTCATGCGAGCCACTCTACTGCACAGGGAAGTCTCTGCTAACTGTGATTTAAGAGCTATGACTGTGAGGTATTACATGAAGTTCGGGGGCGGGGGACGTGACATTTCCGGCTTTCTCTCCAACGCgttctgttttatttttgcacGCCATGTTGCTTTTTCCTTGCGACTTCTGAGAGTTCTATTCCTTCGGAGAGTTTGGATTCATTAAAACACGGATGTACATTTTAAACAGCAAAACATAAACAGCCCCTTAACGTTCTGAAGCAGTTTCTGTGTTTTCAATCTATCAGATTTATGAAACTCATTTCCTCTAATACCTGCTATATTGTTATCTTCTTTTTTACCCTCTCGTTGCCTGGAAAAGTTGTGTCGTTCTCTGCCTCCCTTTCCCATTCTTGTGTCTCGCAATGTTACAACAAGAAGAGGAGGGGACTCGAAACTTAAAAAAAATATCCTGGCAGACTTGCAACAATAATAATCCTGCCCTGGCCAGCTTGCCTCCCGCTGAATCCTCGGGCTTCAGACGGCGAGCTGCTGCGggaactccctccctccctaatcAGGCGCCTTTCACCGAGGACACACATACAAAAGttaagatggagggaagggttgggaCAAAAAAAGCAAACAGATTTTGGGCATCGTTCTATTAATCAGCCTATTAAATGAGGCATATTTACCAACGTCAATCTCGGCGCTTTAGGGTTTTGTTTCGGGGCGAACTCTCCGTCCCTCCGACACACAACTTTTGTTCTGGAAACTAGTAAAAGCCATTGTACGTACCTTGCTCCCTAACTCGGACATTCTTTCAGTGTATTTAGGGCTCCTAATCACACCTCTCAAAGGGCTTTTCTCTCCTCCCTATATAATAACTTTCTCTTTTCACGGCGCTTGGCACTTGAACAATTCGTGCCGAGTGTGGCAGGAGATGTCCCTTCCTTCCCTCTGTGCGACGCAATTTAGCAAAGACCATAGCCATACAAAAGCGGCTAGCTGGGCGGTTTTGCACAGCATTTGAATAAACATTTAATtcgtttattttttttaaacgcaCACACAGAATTAAGTTTCATCCGGGGGTACATTCTTTTTAAAAGACTAACAATTTTAATTCTCCACACTGAAACTAGAAACAAAGAAGTGACTTAAATACTTGAGGCTACTTTTTATTACTTGTGAGCTTTCTGAAAGAGTTGAGGTGGTGTTTTCATACCTAGCCGAACCCTCCACTGGTGGCTCCAGTACGAGGATCAGTTAAAATGTGCAGAAATGCAAACCGGGTGCCTGCAGTTGTCTTTACTTCGCAAAGCTTTTAATCACGCTTGTATGTTTAAGCGACGCGTGCACTCTTACCGGCAGTTATCTTCAGGTACAAATGTCCAATCACCCAACACATGGGAAGATATTTTAACTGCTGTTTTAAAATGAGCAACGTTTTGTTAATGTTCCtcgtgtttttttatatataccggAGCAGTCGTATAGTTGCCTATCAAAAAAATACCGGACCCAAAACAAATATGTCTgcacaaagtacatttatgaacATATTGCACCTGAACGTTTATTTTTTAATTCATTTAGTGTATTCCAACAATTCTTTGTATAGTAGTATGTATTATACAAGCCGGGGGAGGGGAGTTCCTTCACTAACAATGGCTATGCTATATATACAACTTTATACATGTCGTTTAAAATTTTTACAATCACAACTAAAGTACAATTTAGATGATCATTCTGCAGAATGCATGATACACTTTTTTTTCGGAGAAAAATGTAGACACGTTAATAGTTCCTTCGTTCTGGTTGGGAATTTGTAGAGATTTCGTGGGGTATTTTTGCTGATACCGTGTTTCGaggcacttaaagcaaacctagtCTCCTCCCTTTCAGAGAGGACTCTCTAAATGCCGCATGACTTCACAACGATGCGGAAGCGTTCTGGGGTCTGTCAAATCACCCTGGGAAATAGGGGCATCGATGATACCAATGGGGATGGAAGGCTGAGTTCAAACATTGTTTCCCTCTATATGGGTGGCCTTGAGTAAAATCCCATCGCGGCAGCTGGAAAACTTGAGATGTTAAAAAATACAACGGAAATAAATATGGCAGCAGTTAAGGGCCCTAACTATTTTTCCCCACTTTGGAGAAGGAAACCAATCTGGTCTTCTGGTGACTCCAGACCCACGTCTGTGAGGTTGCCTCTGATGTGGACAGGCCTTACCAATTGGGTTCAGCTCTAGAAGGCGGCAGGTCGCCTTGACCGAACAGCGCGGAGCGACGGGCAATAGATACAGTACTTGCACCCGCATCTGCAAGGGAAGACGAAATTATTCGTAGGgcgactctctctctctctctctctctctctctctctctctctctctctgctattcCAACCCAAGCTCTCAGTGGAAGAAATGCTTGAATTGTCAGGACGCGAGAAATGATGTGAAATGAACGTGGTATTCCACTAATTTAAGGGTGTGGCTGGAAtttatctcctttgtcttgtttcctacctctctacccctccccctcccacccacaccaTCCTGTAACCACTGTTGGTCAAAACAATTCAGGAGGGCAGAAGATGATCAGGGTTGGGATGTAACATTGCTTAAAATGGTTTATATGTCCTGAGGAAGCCTAACATTCAATCAAACCATACCGTGAAAAATTACACGATTTAGGAAATAATATGTAACATTACAGACAGGAGGGGCATATTAATATTTGGCGCCCAGCTTTGCACCGGGTGTCGATCAACACTGGCTTTTCCAGTCGGTGCTCGTGAAATGTAATGATAACGGTGGGTGGCCCTTTTAAAAAAAATCGAATGACCGACATATAAAATGTTCAGAGACACCTGATACATCCAAAACGACTGAGCTCACAAGACTTCTTACCAGGCCCTGATACCTTGCAGAGTTCCTTGGCAAGCGGGCATGGCCGACGCCTGATGTGTCTGTGTCTGCATCGCGCTGTTCACGTTACCGAGATCCACGTTCATAAAGGCATTGGGCGCTGAGGAAGGCTGCAGTGACGGGATGCTGGTGTACGTATAGTTCGCGTTATAGGCCGGGCTGCCGCCGTAACTGGCGTAGGAGGTTGGGTAGCCGTTGTAAGCATACGCGTTGGCTCCGACGCTGTAGGGACTGCTGTAACTTTGGGATCCTGCTATGCACGGCTTGCCGTCCCGGACCAGCACGGGAACGGCCACGCGCCTGGGCGGGGGTGGGTGGTGGTGCCCTGCGAGCTCCAAGGATTTGTCCTGGCGTTGTCTCTTGCACTTGTAACGCCGGTTCTGGAACCAGATCTTCACCTGGGTGGAGGTCAGTTTTAGACTGTTTGCCAGGTGTTCCCTCTCCGGCGCGGATAGGTATCTCTGTTGCTTAAACCTCCTCTCCAATTCAAAGACCTGAGCTTGCGAGAACAGAACGCGAGGTTTCCTTCTCTGCCTCTGCTTCGGACGCTCCGCATCTTCACTCCTATTATCCTCGCTTTCtggagacttcttcaagctgcaGTTCTCTGCGCAAACACAAACCAACCATTAGTATCAGGAATATTAGTAACCCTAGGCACTATTGCCTCTTACAACAGGGTATGAGATTTCCAGATCAGGGAATATAATTTTTAAACTCGCCCAGCTATTAAATCCGGGGTGAGAGGGTTAATCTCCTTCAAAATAGATAAGTTTAAGGAGATGAATATCACCAAGTTTGGAATTCAGAAACTGCTTCTAATTTCCGCTAAAGTAACATCTTGGGCTGCTGAATCATTGGTCTGATTTAAATTCACATTCAGGGTTAAATTCACATGCAGCGTATTAAATAAAGCCTTTAAATTTCATAAAGTAAAATCACCCTAATCTtaatcctcataattttgtgaagGTAAATTTCTCATTGAAATGCTAATTTTATACCTCGAGTTGATGCATCCACATACCAGCACACTAACAATATTAAACACTTTAATTGAATACCTGAGTTTACGAATAT
This window encodes:
- the nkx2.3 gene encoding homeobox protein Nkx-2.3, which produces MMLPSPVTSTPFSVKDILNLEQHSHQQVTHHLRQDLTSHFQSPSSCMHAAGEISTFSDDEEKISFLNSLSVQDSQGDVSLSPELYVHGALRSPCENKLGDVTVRDRDKKNCSLKKSPESEDNRSEDAERPKQRQRRKPRVLFSQAQVFELERRFKQQRYLSAPEREHLANSLKLTSTQVKIWFQNRRYKCKRQRQDKSLELAGHHHPPPPRRVAVPVLVRDGKPCIAGSQSYSSPYSVGANAYAYNGYPTSYASYGGSPAYNANYTYTSIPSLQPSSAPNAFMNVDLGNVNSAMQTQTHQASAMPACQGTLQGIRACFH